Proteins from a genomic interval of Anabrus simplex isolate iqAnaSimp1 chromosome 13, ASM4041472v1, whole genome shotgun sequence:
- the mRpS10 gene encoding small ribosomal subunit protein uS10m isoform X1 translates to MNTVLSVVKSNPSRSSKWLAGILGNRQWTTSSVSCSLSSASVPQIVEETKEQKKELDKLYRLLEVEVRGNDPAVLKSYSWFATTAARELGIRVGECWAQRKPIHERMTLLKSVHIYKKHRVQYEVRTYFRFMQFHQLTGSTSDTFLEYIQRNLPEGVAMKVTKARLEPLPEHLMGKNQTMAV, encoded by the exons ATGAACACAGTGTTG AGTGTGGTCAAGAGCAACCCATCGAGAAGCAGCAAGTGGCTAGCGGGCATACTCGGCAACAGGCAGTGGACAACATCAAGTGTCTCATGCTCACTGTCCAGTGCtagtgttcctcagatagtggagGAAACTAAAgaacag AAAAAAGAACTCGACAAGTTATACCGGCTACTGGAAGTGGAGGTCAGAGGCAATGACCCCGCTGTCTTAAAGAGTTACTCCTGGTTTGCCACTACAGCTGCGAGAGAACTGGGAATAAGAGTTGGAGAATG CTGGGCACAGCGGAAGCCCATACACGAACGGATGACGCTTCTGAAATCCGTTCACATCTACAAGAAGCACAGAGTTCAGTACGAGGTGAGAACGTACTTCCGGTTCATGCAGTTCCACCAGCTGACAGGCTCAACTTCTGACACCTTCCTCGAGTACATCCAGCGCAACCTGCCTGAGGGCGTCGCCATGAAAGTGACGAAAGCTCGTCTTGAACCTCTTCCAGAACATTTGATGGGCAAGAATCAGACAATGGCAGTGTAG